Proteins from one Patescibacteria group bacterium genomic window:
- a CDS encoding dUTP diphosphatase — protein MKIRIRRIDKSLPLPVYHTGGAVAFDLASRETVTIESHSLGFVPLNVAIQIPEGHMVLLAPRSSTPKRGIFFANSVGIVDRDFCGNNDEYKAFVYNYTDLPVTIERGERIAQGIVLKADAIEFEEVDDLGAPDRGGFGTTGL, from the coding sequence ATGAAAATCCGTATTCGCCGTATTGATAAAAGTTTACCGCTTCCCGTATACCACACGGGCGGGGCGGTTGCGTTTGATCTTGCCTCACGCGAGACGGTGACCATTGAATCACACTCACTCGGATTTGTGCCACTTAATGTAGCCATCCAAATACCCGAGGGTCATATGGTTCTGCTCGCGCCGCGGTCTTCGACTCCCAAGCGCGGTATTTTTTTTGCAAACAGCGTTGGTATTGTTGATCGGGATTTTTGTGGCAACAACGACGAGTATAAAGCTTTTGTCTATAACTATACGGATTTGCCGGTGACCATCGAGCGTGGTGAACGTATCGCACAGGGTATCGTGCTCAAAGCTGATGCTATAGAATTCGAAGAAGTTGATGATCTCGGTGCGCCCGACAGGGGCGGGTTCGGTACCACGGGACTCTAG
- a CDS encoding ROK family protein, with amino-acid sequence MFFVFDVGGTHTRIGFSRDDMSLEGSPVITQTPLRYEDGIALLADTAKKYAASGQFKIAAGGLPGVIDQVQGALVRAPHLEGWVDKPFVADLSAALGVRVLVENDAALAGLGEAVRGAGKGNGIVAYLTVSTGVGGVRIVNGKIDAHRIGFEPGHQIIAHHDQSYITLESLVSGSGIERRLGKKPEMISDKAVWQEVSEKFAIGVANTILFWAPDIVVVGGALKDRLSLTVLAERLGQIILVLPTLPKITLASLESTSGLYGAIEIARTEASKEIN; translated from the coding sequence ATGTTTTTTGTCTTTGATGTAGGAGGCACGCATACGCGCATTGGCTTTTCGCGCGACGACATGTCTCTTGAGGGCAGTCCTGTCATCACCCAAACACCTTTGCGCTACGAAGACGGTATTGCCCTGTTGGCTGATACCGCAAAAAAATATGCCGCATCAGGTCAGTTCAAAATTGCAGCAGGCGGACTTCCTGGCGTGATCGATCAAGTTCAAGGCGCTTTGGTACGCGCGCCGCATCTTGAAGGTTGGGTAGACAAACCGTTTGTCGCTGACCTTTCTGCGGCACTCGGCGTGAGAGTACTTGTTGAAAATGATGCCGCGCTTGCGGGTCTCGGTGAGGCTGTACGCGGTGCGGGCAAGGGGAATGGCATTGTGGCGTATCTAACCGTAAGTACTGGTGTTGGCGGTGTACGCATTGTAAACGGCAAGATTGATGCTCACCGTATTGGATTTGAACCGGGACATCAAATTATTGCTCATCATGACCAAAGTTATATCACGCTCGAATCGCTTGTATCGGGTTCGGGTATCGAACGGCGATTGGGTAAAAAACCTGAGATGATATCTGATAAAGCAGTGTGGCAAGAGGTTTCAGAAAAATTTGCAATCGGCGTCGCAAACACAATTCTTTTTTGGGCACCTGATATCGTGGTGGTAGGAGGAGCACTCAAAGATAGGTTGTCGCTGACGGTACTGGCTGAACGCTTAGGACAGATTATTTTAGTATTACCAACTCTTCCCAAGATTACTCTTGCATCGCTCGAATCTACAAGCGGACTTTATGGTGCGATCGAGATTGCCCGCACAGAGGCATCAAAAGAGATAAATTAA
- a CDS encoding PKD domain-containing protein has translation MKKLIFGVVISLFAIAPVASAAGLTQQQIDAILGLLRSFGADTTVVANVESALTGKTVPAVPAAWCHTFNTNLRIGDQGGDTEALHKIFNLENIIGANPIHPDSDNFRDTFGEDTASAVVGFQEKYKSEILTPVGLAHGTGYVGPATRKKLNQLYGCGIKVVTPPIACTQEAKLCPDGSYVSRTGPKCEFAACPGQGGNQPPVIGEISGPTGLGVGETGTWTIKASDSEKGNLAYDVCWGDNSCGMLGGFGQAYDGRTRAQSATFQHAYQSVGTYTATFTVTDDSAQTVRSSITVKVGQQNSLPSIKVLSPNGGEQYIQNSSINLVWSQNYYGEYLDAMLYSPVSGNVYSIKVNGSDGKNSFLLPSNWTNILPGQYKITLCDNSKDSPTVPGKPLCDSSDASFSIVVAQ, from the coding sequence ATGAAAAAACTCATTTTTGGGGTTGTCATAAGCCTTTTCGCCATCGCCCCCGTAGCATCTGCAGCAGGGCTCACACAGCAGCAGATTGATGCAATACTTGGTTTACTCCGCTCATTCGGCGCAGATACCACGGTAGTCGCTAATGTCGAGTCAGCATTGACGGGCAAGACGGTACCTGCTGTTCCAGCGGCATGGTGTCATACATTTAACACAAATTTGAGGATCGGTGATCAAGGTGGTGACACGGAAGCGCTCCATAAAATTTTTAATCTAGAAAATATAATTGGGGCAAATCCAATTCATCCGGACAGCGATAATTTCAGAGACACGTTCGGAGAAGACACGGCTTCCGCAGTCGTCGGTTTTCAAGAAAAATACAAAAGCGAGATTCTTACGCCAGTGGGTCTCGCGCATGGCACGGGCTATGTGGGCCCCGCCACACGCAAGAAATTGAATCAGCTGTATGGGTGTGGTATTAAGGTCGTTACTCCACCTATCGCCTGCACACAAGAAGCAAAACTCTGCCCTGATGGTTCCTATGTAAGCCGCACGGGACCTAAGTGTGAGTTTGCCGCGTGTCCCGGTCAAGGTGGCAACCAGCCGCCAGTTATTGGCGAGATAAGCGGTCCGACCGGTCTCGGCGTTGGGGAGACTGGTACGTGGACCATAAAAGCAAGCGATTCCGAAAAGGGCAACCTCGCATATGATGTTTGCTGGGGAGATAACAGTTGCGGTATGCTAGGCGGATTCGGCCAAGCATACGACGGGAGAACACGAGCACAATCTGCTACTTTTCAGCATGCCTATCAAAGTGTTGGAACATATACAGCGACGTTTACTGTTACTGATGATAGTGCGCAAACCGTTCGTTCTTCAATTACAGTAAAAGTTGGTCAGCAAAACAGTTTGCCCTCTATCAAAGTTCTTTCACCGAATGGGGGAGAGCAATACATCCAAAACTCTTCTATAAATTTAGTTTGGTCTCAGAATTACTATGGTGAATATCTCGACGCAATGTTGTATAGTCCCGTAAGTGGCAATGTATATTCAATTAAGGTCAACGGAAGTGACGGGAAAAACAGTTTCTTACTGCCGTCAAATTGGACTAATATCTTACCCGGACAGTATAAAATTACTCTTTGCGACAATAGCAAAGATAGCCCAACTGTTCCCGGAAAGCCGTTATGTGATTCTAGCGACGCGTCGTTTAGTATTGTTGTGGCGCAATAA